A window of Aromatoleum bremense genomic DNA:
CGAGATCGCCGCGGTCGCCGCCGACTCCGAGGAGATCGCCGAAGCGGCGCTGAAGCTGATCCGCGTCGAATACGAGGATTTGCCGATCATCAGCGACCCGCAGGACGCGCTGAAGCCCGGCGCGCCGCTGATCCATCCGGAACCGCACGGCGCCGACGGCAAGCACCTGCATCTGAAGCCGAATGCGCCGATCGCCTTCGCCGGCAAGCCCGACAACATCGCGATGCAGTTCGACTACACGCACGGCGACATCGCGCAGGCCGAAGCCGAGTCCGACGTCGTGTTCGAGGACACGTTCAAGCTGCATTACGTGACGCACTGCTGCATGGGCGTGTCGGGCATCATCGCCGAGTTCGACGCGTCCGGGAACCTCCTGATGTACTCGAACACGCAGGTGCCGTTCCTGCACAAGCGCGAGTTCGCCGAATACCTGCACATGGACCCGAGCCGCATCCGCATCATCCAGCCGCCGATCGGCGGCGGCTTCGGCTCGAAGCTCGACATCTACCCGTTCGAAGTCATCTGCATCTTCCTCGCGCGCGCCGCGCAGCGGCCGGTGAAGATGGTGTTCTCGCGCGAAGAGGAGTTCCTCGCGTCGCCGACGCGCCAGCCGGTGCTCTTGACGCTGCGCTCCGGCTGCAAGAAGGACGGCACGCTGACGTTCCGCCAGGTCCACACGCTGCACGACAACGGCGCGTACACGTCGTGGGGTGCGACGACGCCGTTCGTCATGATGCAGACCTTCTCGTCGCTGTACCGCGTGCCCGCGTGCGACTACCACACGACCGCGGTGTACACGAACAACCCGTACGCCGGGTCGTTCCGCGGCTACGGCAACCTGCAGGCGACGTTCGCCATCGAACAGCACATGGACATGCTGGCGGAAGCGATCCAGATGGACCCGCTCGAGTTCCGGCTGAAGAACGCGCAGGACGCCGGCGAAGTCACCGGCCAGGGCATGAAGTTCAAGAGCTGCGGCTTCAAGGAATGCCTGACGACCGCGGCCGAACGCAGCCACTTCCAGGCGAAGCACCGCGACAACATCGCGCATCGCGGCGACGCCGGCCCGGTCAAGCGCGGCATCGGCATCGCGTCGATGCTGCACGTCGGCGGCGGGGCGAAGATCTACCCGTCGGACGGCTGCGGCACGATCCTGAAGCTCGACGACTTCGCCAACGTGACCTTGATCACCGGCGCGTCCGAGATCGGCCAGGGCTCGGAGACCGTGCTGTCGCAGCTCGTCTGCGAGGAGCTCGGGCTGCCGATCTCGGCAGTCACCGTCGTCAACAACGACACCGCGATCACGCCGTGGGACGTCGGCGTGCATGCGAGCCGCACTACTTTCATCGCCGGCAACTCGGCGATCGGCGCGGCGAAGAAGGCGAAGGCGAAGATCCTTGCGGCGGCGGCGAAGAAGCACGGCTGC
This region includes:
- a CDS encoding xanthine dehydrogenase family protein molybdopterin-binding subunit; its protein translation is MNVAEKTHFIEADTLIGKRIQKKDAPEKAAGKTRYIQDMVLPGQLHAKILRSARVHARIVSIDTSAAKALPGVHVVLTAADVPDQQPIGVARDHLPLKGERVRSLRDEIAAVAADSEEIAEAALKLIRVEYEDLPIISDPQDALKPGAPLIHPEPHGADGKHLHLKPNAPIAFAGKPDNIAMQFDYTHGDIAQAEAESDVVFEDTFKLHYVTHCCMGVSGIIAEFDASGNLLMYSNTQVPFLHKREFAEYLHMDPSRIRIIQPPIGGGFGSKLDIYPFEVICIFLARAAQRPVKMVFSREEEFLASPTRQPVLLTLRSGCKKDGTLTFRQVHTLHDNGAYTSWGATTPFVMMQTFSSLYRVPACDYHTTAVYTNNPYAGSFRGYGNLQATFAIEQHMDMLAEAIQMDPLEFRLKNAQDAGEVTGQGMKFKSCGFKECLTTAAERSHFQAKHRDNIAHRGDAGPVKRGIGIASMLHVGGGAKIYPSDGCGTILKLDDFANVTLITGASEIGQGSETVLSQLVCEELGLPISAVTVVNNDTAITPWDVGVHASRTTFIAGNSAIGAAKKAKAKILAAAAKKHGCDESALDLRGGFVIQADTGEAVVELARLMRNLHFSDKAELVMTTFYYEPPSVHQDKGFKGDVSAAYAWATQVVEVEVDTDTGIVKMTKVTGAHDVGRVLNRLGLEGQIEGGVVMGQGYALTENLIVDNGVTRNPNFRDYKLVTAPEIPEMDISFIESMDGEGPQGAKGVGEAPSICIAAAAANAIYNATGVRIVALPFTPEAVYRALHGKAEKPHLQALKVTTT